In Halarcobacter bivalviorum, a genomic segment contains:
- a CDS encoding LysE family transporter yields MNLDVWITLFLASLAISISPGAGAVVSMNYGIKYGLKKSYAAIFGLQAGLFIQTFIVVIGLGALIANSVMLFNIIKWIGVGYLLYLGFTKIFEKVETIEETEHLKNYSAKKAFISATLINLTNPKATVFLVAFIPQFLDPNYSLWIQFLIIITTLCIIDIFVMTGYSSMASKLKFLIKDVKAMKIQNRITGTFLILAALFMSTTKRG; encoded by the coding sequence ATGAACTTAGATGTTTGGATTACACTATTTCTAGCCTCTTTGGCTATTTCTATCTCTCCTGGAGCAGGTGCTGTTGTATCTATGAATTATGGAATTAAGTATGGTTTAAAAAAGTCTTATGCCGCAATTTTTGGTTTACAAGCAGGACTATTTATTCAAACTTTTATTGTTGTTATTGGTTTAGGTGCATTAATTGCAAACTCTGTAATGCTTTTTAATATAATAAAATGGATAGGTGTAGGTTATTTACTATATTTAGGTTTTACAAAAATATTTGAAAAAGTTGAAACTATTGAAGAGACAGAACACTTAAAAAACTATAGTGCAAAAAAAGCTTTTATATCTGCTACATTGATAAACCTTACTAATCCGAAAGCAACAGTTTTTTTAGTGGCATTTATTCCACAGTTTTTAGACCCAAACTACTCTTTATGGATTCAATTTCTTATCATTATTACAACCTTATGTATTATTGATATTTTTGTTATGACAGGTTACTCTTCAATGGCTTCTAAGCTAAAATTCTTAATCAAAGATGTAAAAGCAATGAAGATTCAAAATAGAATTACTGGTACATTTTTAATTTTAGCTGCACTATTTATGAGTACTACAAAAAGGGGATAA
- a CDS encoding YceI family protein — translation MTKIAKLSLASILAAGALYAGTYNVDKSHSNIGFKVKHMMISNVTGKFDDFKGSFEYDEKTNQLKSLTGTVEVKSVNTANEKRDNHLRESDFFAAEEFPLITFNLEKVEDDKAYGKLTMRGVTKDVVLNVETNGTIKDPWGNTRAGLVLEGSVNRFDYGIKYNSVLEAGGVAVGEKVKLIVELEGILAK, via the coding sequence ATGACAAAAATTGCAAAACTAAGTTTAGCTTCTATTTTAGCAGCAGGTGCATTATATGCAGGTACTTATAATGTGGATAAGAGCCACTCAAATATTGGATTCAAAGTAAAACATATGATGATTTCAAATGTAACTGGAAAATTTGATGATTTTAAAGGTAGCTTTGAATATGATGAAAAAACTAATCAACTAAAATCATTAACTGGAACAGTAGAAGTAAAATCAGTTAATACAGCAAATGAAAAAAGAGATAACCACTTAAGAGAATCTGATTTCTTTGCAGCAGAAGAATTTCCTTTAATCACATTTAATCTTGAAAAAGTTGAAGATGATAAAGCTTATGGAAAATTAACAATGAGAGGGGTTACTAAAGATGTTGTTTTAAATGTTGAAACAAATGGAACAATTAAAGATCCTTGGGGAAATACAAGAGCTGGTTTAGTTCTTGAAGGAAGTGTTAATAGATTTGATTATGGAATTAAATATAACTCAGTATTAGAAGCTGGTGGTGTTGCAGTTGGTGAAAAAGTAAAACTAATTGTTGAATTAGAAGGTATTTTAGCAAAGTAG
- a CDS encoding adenylosuccinate synthase has translation MKADLIVGIQWGDEGKGKMVDMLAQNYDMVCRSQGGHNAGHTIWVDGVRYALHLIPSGVLNPNAVNVIGNGVVLSPESIIKEMEQFENLEGRLFISDKAHLNLPYHAQIDQAKEKLKGDKAIGTTGKGIGPAYAEKIARSGFRVGELLNPNKLATDIIEFFEQNRAIFDVLEIATPSKDELEALLNSYKEKLAPFIANTTNMVWKALDENKKILLEGAQGTLLDIDHGTYPYVTSSSTVSAGACTGLGIAPKDIGIVTGIVKAYTTRVGNGPFPSEDFGKDGDTMADVGKEVGTTTGRRRRCGWFDAVAVKHASRLNGCDQLSLMKLDVLDGFPKIKICVAYDYNGERIDYMPTDLENAKAIYEEIDGWDSVVGCREFDALPANAKKYIEKIEELTGVKVGIVSTSPERADTIIRG, from the coding sequence ATGAAAGCAGATTTAATAGTTGGTATTCAATGGGGAGACGAAGGAAAAGGTAAGATGGTTGACATGCTTGCTCAAAATTATGATATGGTTTGTAGATCACAAGGTGGTCACAATGCAGGTCATACTATTTGGGTTGATGGTGTTAGATACGCATTACACTTAATTCCTTCTGGTGTTTTAAACCCAAATGCAGTAAATGTAATTGGTAATGGTGTTGTTTTATCTCCTGAATCAATTATCAAAGAAATGGAGCAATTTGAAAATTTAGAAGGTAGACTTTTTATCTCTGATAAAGCACACTTAAATTTACCATACCATGCTCAAATTGACCAAGCAAAAGAGAAGCTAAAAGGTGATAAAGCAATTGGTACAACAGGTAAAGGAATTGGACCTGCATATGCTGAAAAAATTGCAAGATCTGGATTTAGAGTTGGTGAATTATTAAATCCAAATAAATTGGCAACAGATATTATTGAGTTTTTTGAGCAAAATAGGGCAATTTTTGATGTATTAGAGATTGCAACACCATCAAAAGATGAATTAGAAGCTTTATTAAACTCATATAAAGAGAAACTTGCACCATTTATTGCAAATACTACAAACATGGTATGGAAAGCATTAGATGAAAATAAAAAGATTTTATTAGAAGGTGCACAAGGAACTTTACTTGATATTGACCATGGTACATATCCATATGTTACATCTTCAAGTACAGTAAGTGCTGGTGCTTGTACTGGTTTAGGAATTGCACCAAAAGATATTGGTATTGTAACTGGTATTGTTAAAGCTTATACTACAAGAGTAGGAAATGGACCTTTCCCATCTGAAGATTTTGGAAAAGATGGTGATACTATGGCTGATGTAGGAAAAGAAGTAGGAACTACAACAGGTAGAAGAAGAAGATGTGGATGGTTTGATGCTGTTGCAGTTAAACATGCTAGTAGATTAAACGGATGTGATCAATTATCATTAATGAAATTAGATGTACTTGATGGATTTCCAAAAATAAAAATCTGTGTTGCTTATGATTATAATGGGGAAAGAATTGATTATATGCCAACAGATTTAGAAAATGCGAAAGCAATTTATGAAGAGATTGATGGATGGGATAGTGTAGTTGGATGTAGAGAGTTTGATGCACTACCAGCTAATGCTAAAAAATATATTGAAAAAATTGAAGAATTAACAGGTGTAAAAGTTGGAATAGTATCAACATCACCAGAGAGAGCAGATACAATTATAAGAGGATAG
- a CDS encoding glucosaminidase domain-containing protein, with translation MKLLKILFLVLTICSFALANSSNKGFSQEYYKLQGKKAKDYFFNFLGKKVEIENLKILKERDFILSLDGKKDLNKDSKEYKELEKLQKKYKVKNIYDYKTFLNRVDIIPPSLAIAQAATESAWGKSRFIREANNIFGHWTYDKKIGMVPLRREEGKKHMVRIFPNLESSIAVYMRNLNRTGAYKSFRDNREKMRKNGKFINGLILSEDMTKYSAIGYDYVIILKSIIKKYKLTQLDKKFYEKQITK, from the coding sequence ATGAAACTATTAAAAATACTTTTTCTTGTACTAACTATTTGTTCTTTTGCTTTAGCAAATAGTTCAAATAAAGGTTTCTCACAAGAATATTATAAACTTCAAGGAAAAAAAGCAAAGGATTATTTCTTCAATTTTCTTGGTAAAAAAGTTGAAATTGAAAATCTAAAAATTTTAAAAGAGAGAGATTTTATTCTTTCACTTGATGGAAAAAAAGATTTAAACAAAGACTCAAAAGAGTATAAAGAGTTAGAAAAACTACAAAAAAAATATAAAGTAAAAAATATCTATGACTATAAAACTTTTTTAAATAGAGTAGATATTATTCCACCATCACTTGCCATTGCTCAAGCAGCAACAGAGAGTGCTTGGGGGAAAAGTAGATTTATAAGAGAAGCAAACAATATTTTTGGACACTGGACTTATGATAAAAAAATAGGAATGGTACCCCTAAGAAGAGAAGAAGGGAAAAAACATATGGTAAGAATTTTTCCTAACTTAGAATCTTCTATTGCTGTTTATATGAGAAATCTAAATAGAACAGGAGCTTATAAAAGCTTTAGAGATAACAGAGAAAAAATGAGAAAGAATGGAAAGTTTATTAATGGTCTTATCTTAAGTGAAGATATGACGAAATACTCTGCTATTGGATATGATTATGTGATAATTCTTAAATCTATTATCAAAAAATATAAGTTAACCCAACTTGATAAAAAATTCTATGAAAAACAAATAACTAAATAA
- the purM gene encoding phosphoribosylformylglycinamidine cyclo-ligase: MSTVSYKDAGVDIDAGNQFVENIKPHVKSTLIPGVLGGIGSFAGAFELPTGYKNPVLLSGTDGVGTKLKLAIDSKKFDTVGIDLVAMCTNDLLCNFGEPLFFLDYYATAKLEVAEATDVVKGIAEGCIRSECALVGGETAEMPGMYKEGDFDLAGFCVGIAEKEELNRVEKIEEGDVLIALPSSGVHSNGFSLVRKLLLEKLGMSLEDDFQGKKLSDVLLEPTRIYVKEFKANKDKINALAHITGGGITENLPRVLPSHLKAVVDRSKIKVLPIFEFMSNHVELEEMYRTFNMGVGMVLVVNPANVDAILANTDGYVIGEIKAGTAEVEYI, from the coding sequence ATGTCAACAGTAAGTTATAAAGATGCTGGTGTAGATATTGATGCTGGAAATCAGTTTGTTGAAAATATCAAGCCACATGTTAAATCTACTTTAATCCCAGGAGTACTTGGAGGAATTGGTTCTTTTGCAGGTGCATTTGAATTACCAACAGGTTATAAAAACCCAGTTTTATTATCAGGAACTGATGGGGTAGGTACAAAACTTAAACTAGCAATTGACTCAAAAAAATTTGATACAGTAGGAATTGACTTAGTAGCAATGTGTACAAATGATTTACTTTGTAATTTTGGAGAGCCATTATTTTTCCTAGATTATTATGCAACTGCAAAACTAGAAGTTGCAGAAGCAACAGATGTTGTAAAAGGTATTGCAGAAGGTTGTATTAGATCTGAGTGTGCCTTAGTAGGTGGTGAAACTGCTGAAATGCCAGGAATGTACAAAGAGGGTGACTTTGACTTAGCAGGTTTCTGTGTTGGTATTGCAGAAAAAGAGGAGTTAAATAGAGTTGAGAAAATAGAAGAGGGTGATGTATTAATTGCTCTTCCATCTTCAGGTGTTCACTCAAATGGATTCTCATTAGTTAGAAAACTTCTTTTAGAAAAACTTGGAATGTCTTTAGAGGATGATTTCCAAGGTAAAAAATTATCTGATGTTTTATTAGAGCCAACAAGAATTTATGTAAAAGAGTTTAAAGCAAATAAAGACAAAATCAATGCATTAGCACATATCACTGGTGGTGGTATTACTGAGAACTTACCAAGAGTTTTACCTTCTCATCTAAAAGCAGTTGTTGATAGAAGTAAAATCAAAGTATTACCTATTTTCGAATTTATGTCTAATCATGTAGAATTAGAAGAGATGTACAGAACATTCAATATGGGTGTTGGTATGGTTCTTGTTGTGAACCCTGCAAATGTTGACGCAATATTAGCAAATACAGATGGTTATGTGATTGGTGAAATTAAAGCTGGAACAGCAGAAGTAGAGTATATTTAA
- a CDS encoding DODA-type extradiol aromatic ring-opening family dioxygenase, producing MNSSLFISHGAPNIILKNSLSKTNFENFSKRVKKPQYIIIFSAHYLTKTLKVINYEKNSLLYDFYGFEKELYEFKYEIKSDKEKTLNLITYLKKRGIEVSIDKDKSTYDHGVWTALSMIYEKLNVPVIQLSIPTSYSYKQLINLGETLQGLKEEALIVGSGGTTHNLFDMQNSTMIKKYAKNFNNELINIVNKGKENQLLALSKTPSFKQNHPSDEHFLPLFIIFGSAKDKKGVSFNSEFFYSNISMESFYFDKEGLLC from the coding sequence ATGAACTCTTCACTATTTATTTCACATGGTGCACCAAATATTATTCTAAAAAACTCTCTTAGTAAAACAAACTTTGAGAATTTTTCAAAAAGAGTAAAAAAACCTCAATATATCATAATATTTTCTGCTCACTACCTAACAAAAACTCTAAAAGTGATTAATTATGAAAAGAATAGTCTTCTTTATGATTTTTATGGTTTTGAAAAAGAACTTTATGAGTTTAAATATGAAATAAAAAGTGATAAAGAAAAAACTCTTAATTTGATAACTTATTTAAAAAAAAGAGGAATTGAAGTCTCAATTGATAAGGATAAGTCTACTTATGACCATGGAGTCTGGACTGCCTTATCAATGATATATGAAAAACTAAATGTCCCAGTTATTCAATTATCAATTCCTACTTCTTATAGTTATAAACAACTAATAAACCTTGGAGAGACTCTTCAAGGTTTAAAAGAAGAGGCTTTAATCGTAGGAAGTGGAGGCACTACTCATAACCTCTTTGATATGCAAAATAGTACTATGATAAAAAAATATGCGAAAAATTTTAATAATGAGCTAATCAATATAGTAAATAAAGGAAAGGAAAATCAGTTACTAGCTTTGAGTAAAACTCCTTCTTTTAAACAAAATCATCCCTCAGATGAACATTTTTTGCCTTTATTTATTATATTTGGAAGTGCTAAAGATAAAAAAGGAGTATCTTTTAATAGTGAATTTTTCTATTCAAATATCTCCATGGAATCTTTTTATTTTGATAAGGAGGGTTTATTATGTTAA
- the coaE gene encoding dephospho-CoA kinase (Dephospho-CoA kinase (CoaE) performs the final step in coenzyme A biosynthesis.), translated as MSNDLFKNAIALTGGISTGKSTVCNLFKLHGFLIIDADEIAHKLLDENSNKIAEMFGSQYVQNGKVLRKELGKIIFTNEENKENLEALLHPLIKDEIVKRSRLFESQDKPYFIDIPLFFEKMHYPIPRSLVIYTPKDLQVQRLMKRDNISEEEALIKISNQWDIEKKKELADMVIDNSKDLKNLQNEVERIIEEII; from the coding sequence ATGAGTAATGATTTATTTAAAAATGCAATCGCCCTTACAGGCGGAATATCTACAGGTAAAAGTACAGTTTGTAACCTTTTCAAACTTCATGGTTTTTTAATAATTGATGCAGATGAAATTGCACATAAACTACTGGATGAAAATTCAAATAAAATTGCTGAAATGTTTGGTAGCCAATATGTTCAAAATGGAAAAGTTCTTAGAAAAGAGCTAGGAAAAATCATCTTTACAAATGAAGAGAACAAAGAGAACCTAGAGGCTTTACTTCATCCACTAATCAAAGATGAAATTGTAAAAAGGTCAAGACTTTTTGAAAGCCAAGATAAACCTTATTTCATAGATATTCCACTATTTTTTGAAAAAATGCACTATCCTATTCCTCGGTCACTTGTAATTTATACTCCAAAAGATTTACAAGTACAAAGATTAATGAAAAGAGACAATATTAGTGAAGAAGAAGCATTAATAAAAATCTCAAATCAATGGGATATAGAAAAGAAAAAAGAGTTAGCCGATATGGTAATTGATAACTCTAAAGATTTAAAAAATTTACAAAATGAAGTTGAAAGAATTATTGAGGAAATAATATGA
- a CDS encoding pyridoxal-phosphate-dependent aminotransferase family protein: MLLTPGPTPVPEFVRKAMADVTIHHRTPEFEKIFEETRELLFELFGMDEVVMLASSGSGAMEACVTNLTKKKALTINSGKFGERFGKICKAFNIEYTEIKNEWNTPVSVDAVVEAIKNDSDIDSVYIQICESAGGLRHPVEELAAEIKKINKDITIVADGITAIGVEKIDITNIDAVITGSQKALMLPPGLAIIGLSNAAVSKIEENARGFYFNLATEIKKQRTNTTAWTAATTLIIGLKEILAYVKANGGFETLYANTALRAEATREALKAIGCEIYPQTPANAMTTIYTENAPQIRKILKTKYNVNIAGGQDHIKTSIYRINHMGLVEDYEATWAVNAIELAMDELNIRSFDGTASKVFSQTMFKGK; the protein is encoded by the coding sequence ATGTTACTAACACCAGGACCAACGCCTGTACCGGAATTTGTAAGAAAAGCTATGGCAGATGTAACAATACATCATAGAACGCCTGAATTTGAAAAAATATTTGAAGAAACAAGAGAACTATTATTTGAATTATTTGGAATGGATGAAGTAGTTATGCTTGCATCAAGTGGCTCAGGTGCGATGGAAGCTTGTGTTACTAACTTAACAAAGAAAAAAGCATTAACTATCAATTCAGGAAAATTTGGTGAAAGATTTGGGAAAATTTGTAAAGCTTTTAATATCGAATATACTGAAATTAAAAATGAGTGGAATACTCCTGTAAGTGTTGATGCAGTAGTTGAAGCTATAAAAAATGACAGTGATATCGATTCTGTTTATATCCAAATTTGTGAAAGTGCTGGAGGATTAAGACATCCAGTAGAAGAACTTGCAGCTGAAATAAAAAAGATTAATAAAGATATTACAATTGTTGCAGATGGAATTACTGCAATTGGTGTAGAAAAAATTGATATCACAAACATAGATGCAGTTATCACAGGAAGTCAAAAAGCACTTATGCTTCCTCCTGGACTTGCAATTATTGGTTTATCAAATGCAGCAGTTTCTAAAATTGAAGAGAACGCAAGAGGTTTCTATTTCAATTTAGCTACAGAAATCAAAAAACAAAGAACAAATACTACTGCATGGACAGCAGCTACAACTTTAATTATAGGCTTAAAAGAGATTTTAGCTTATGTTAAAGCAAATGGTGGATTTGAAACGTTATATGCAAATACAGCATTAAGAGCAGAAGCTACAAGAGAAGCTTTAAAAGCTATTGGATGTGAGATTTATCCTCAAACTCCAGCAAATGCAATGACTACAATCTATACTGAAAATGCACCACAAATTAGAAAAATTTTAAAAACAAAATATAATGTAAATATTGCAGGTGGGCAAGACCATATCAAAACTTCAATCTACAGAATTAATCATATGGGATTAGTAGAAGATTATGAAGCTACATGGGCTGTAAATGCAATTGAATTAGCAATGGATGAGTTAAATATCAGAAGTTTTGATGGAACAGCATCAAAAGTATTTTCTCAAACAATGTTTAAAGGGAAATAA
- the dapF gene encoding diaminopimelate epimerase produces the protein MTYTKYSASGNDFVIFHTFVEEDFSNKAIELCNRTEGIGADGLVALIPSKDADFKWLFYNSDGSVAAMCGNATRAVAHYAYNNGLANSSMKFLTQAGLIESIVEDDVVQTQMTEPKIIKDSFEQEGFTWYLIDTGVPHLVTIVDDLKAYDHDLCAKMRYEHNANVNLVKVEDKKLYVRTYERGVEGETKACGTGMVACFLRALDLNLVDKKALVYPKSQEELTISKIDGKIYFKGAVKKVFTTTIG, from the coding sequence ATGACATATACAAAATACTCTGCAAGTGGAAATGACTTTGTGATTTTTCACACTTTTGTGGAAGAAGATTTTTCAAACAAAGCAATTGAACTATGTAATAGAACAGAAGGAATTGGTGCAGATGGTTTAGTAGCACTTATTCCAAGTAAAGATGCAGATTTTAAATGGTTATTTTATAATAGTGATGGAAGTGTTGCAGCTATGTGTGGAAATGCAACAAGAGCAGTTGCTCATTATGCTTATAATAATGGCTTAGCGAACTCTTCAATGAAATTTTTAACACAAGCTGGACTTATAGAATCAATTGTAGAAGATGATGTAGTACAAACTCAAATGACTGAACCTAAAATTATTAAAGATAGTTTTGAACAAGAAGGATTTACTTGGTATTTAATAGATACTGGTGTTCCTCATTTAGTAACTATTGTAGATGATTTAAAAGCATATGACCATGATTTATGTGCAAAAATGAGATATGAACATAATGCAAATGTAAATCTTGTAAAAGTTGAAGATAAAAAACTTTATGTAAGAACTTATGAAAGAGGTGTAGAAGGAGAGACAAAAGCTTGTGGAACAGGTATGGTTGCTTGTTTTTTAAGAGCTCTTGATTTAAACCTTGTAGATAAAAAAGCTCTTGTTTACCCAAAAAGTCAAGAAGAGCTAACTATCTCTAAAATAGATGGGAAAATCTATTTTAAAGGTGCAGTTAAAAAAGTTTTTACAACAACAATAGGATAA
- a CDS encoding pirin family protein: MLKKISKEKMGSSNLGWLESRFHFSFAEYKNPNNMNFGVLRVLNDDVVHPKSGFDTHPHHNMEIISYIVEGEITHKDSMGNEETLKRGEVQYLSAGNGIYHSEYNLHEAKDLRLLQIWIIPPTIGLPRLYGSQKFEKEQRENRLLNIVSSKDGNAPIKIHQDVNLYVSELEKGNSLDFKIDKNRQIYFVQIEGTSSINNIDLNEGDALEITKEEKLTILASSNSHFLFIEMPQA, translated from the coding sequence ATGTTAAAAAAAATATCTAAAGAGAAGATGGGTTCTTCAAATCTTGGGTGGCTTGAGTCAAGATTTCACTTCTCCTTTGCAGAGTATAAAAATCCTAATAACATGAATTTTGGTGTCTTAAGAGTTTTAAATGATGATGTAGTTCATCCCAAAAGTGGCTTTGATACTCATCCACATCATAATATGGAAATTATCTCATACATAGTTGAAGGAGAGATTACCCATAAAGATTCAATGGGAAATGAAGAGACCTTAAAAAGAGGAGAAGTTCAATACTTAAGTGCAGGAAATGGAATTTATCATAGTGAATATAATCTACATGAAGCTAAGGATTTAAGACTTTTACAGATTTGGATTATTCCCCCTACTATAGGTCTTCCTAGGCTGTATGGTTCCCAAAAATTTGAAAAAGAGCAAAGAGAGAATAGACTTTTAAATATTGTCTCATCAAAAGATGGAAATGCTCCTATAAAAATACATCAAGATGTGAATCTTTATGTAAGTGAATTAGAAAAAGGAAATAGTTTAGATTTTAAAATAGATAAAAATAGACAAATATATTTTGTACAAATTGAAGGAACTTCATCAATTAATAATATAGACTTAAATGAAGGTGATGCCCTGGAAATCACAAAAGAAGAAAAGTTAACTATTCTAGCAAGTAGTAACTCTCATTTTTTATTTATTGAAATGCCACAAGCATAA
- a CDS encoding MarR family winged helix-turn-helix transcriptional regulator has product MIKESLKSYGQRADKSMKTYLRIERLRLKIHNKTVSYLSENNLTFNQFKVLEVLYHRGDLNIGSITKLTMSTPGNTTVVIKNLKRDAWITSIADPEDKRASILTLTKKGRDIIEKVFPTHAQKLNSYFDALDEEEIDTLYNLLDKLYQAN; this is encoded by the coding sequence ATGATTAAAGAATCACTTAAAAGCTATGGTCAAAGAGCAGACAAAAGTATGAAAACCTATCTAAGAATTGAAAGACTTAGATTAAAGATTCATAATAAAACTGTATCTTATCTAAGTGAAAACAATCTAACTTTCAATCAATTTAAAGTATTAGAAGTACTTTACCATAGAGGTGACCTAAATATAGGTTCAATAACTAAACTCACAATGAGTACACCAGGAAATACAACTGTTGTAATAAAAAATCTAAAAAGAGATGCTTGGATTACTTCAATTGCAGACCCTGAAGATAAAAGAGCTTCAATACTAACTCTTACTAAAAAAGGAAGAGATATTATTGAAAAAGTATTCCCTACTCATGCACAAAAGTTAAATAGTTACTTTGATGCTTTAGATGAAGAGGAAATTGATACTCTATATAATTTACTTGATAAGTTATATCAAGCAAATTAA
- a CDS encoding spermidine synthase → MKNNQAFNEMMVHTPICTHKEPENILVIGTVNDELKKEVEKHNIKNVEYGDTSILTSKDEKNIDLIIFTDVNLDELLLANIQKVLKDDGLITFSTASFSADEEKLKADLSLVGEKFWIAMPFKFGHETAVLASKKYHPTADIILQRSDLLVDLDYYSTEIHHASFVFPASQYRALTGIAKR, encoded by the coding sequence ATGAAAAATAATCAAGCCTTTAATGAAATGATGGTGCATACTCCTATTTGTACGCATAAAGAACCAGAAAACATTTTAGTTATTGGGACTGTAAATGATGAATTAAAAAAAGAAGTTGAAAAGCATAATATTAAAAATGTAGAATATGGTGACACTTCAATTTTAACTTCAAAAGATGAAAAAAATATTGACTTAATCATTTTTACTGATGTAAATCTTGATGAGCTACTTCTTGCAAATATTCAAAAAGTATTAAAAGATGATGGGCTTATTACTTTTTCTACTGCAAGTTTTAGTGCTGATGAAGAGAAATTAAAAGCTGACTTATCACTTGTTGGTGAAAAATTTTGGATTGCTATGCCATTCAAATTTGGACATGAAACTGCAGTTTTAGCTTCTAAAAAATATCACCCAACAGCAGATATAATCTTACAAAGATCTGATTTATTAGTTGATTTAGATTACTACTCAACAGAAATTCACCACGCTTCTTTCGTATTCCCAGCATCTCAATATAGAGCTTTAACTGGTATCGCTAAAAGATAA
- a CDS encoding ATP phosphoribosyltransferase regulatory subunit — translation MVFEHEIPKGSRLYFGKTAKAKRNLENRVCEILDSKGFEEIITPNFSYSQHQAIANDRKLIKFSDEENEQVSLRADSTLDVVRIITKRLGRATSHKKWFYVQPVFSYPSTEDYQIGCEWIDHDNIVDLVNITGTILEDLEINPVLQLSNINIPKLISKEFDIDIDYFKNGEIAKLFEIDDAWLNQLIKVKDIKDLEKAIKISPEVIKAELEKLLAVARSVEYKNLVVAPLYHGSLKYYDDVYFRVIQDNFVISRGGKYSSDGISSLGFALYTDSLLKILED, via the coding sequence ATGGTTTTTGAACATGAGATACCAAAAGGGTCAAGACTATATTTTGGTAAAACAGCAAAAGCAAAAAGAAATTTAGAGAATAGAGTTTGTGAGATTCTTGATTCAAAAGGTTTTGAAGAGATAATCACTCCAAACTTCTCTTATTCTCAACATCAAGCAATAGCAAATGATAGAAAACTAATTAAGTTTTCAGATGAAGAGAATGAGCAAGTTTCACTTAGAGCTGATTCTACATTAGATGTTGTGAGAATTATTACAAAAAGATTAGGAAGAGCAACATCTCATAAAAAATGGTTTTATGTACAACCAGTATTTTCATATCCATCAACAGAAGATTATCAAATTGGTTGTGAGTGGATAGACCATGATAATATTGTTGATTTAGTAAATATTACTGGAACTATTTTAGAAGATTTAGAGATAAATCCAGTATTACAATTATCAAATATCAATATTCCAAAACTTATTTCAAAAGAGTTTGATATTGATATTGACTATTTCAAGAATGGTGAAATTGCAAAACTATTTGAAATTGACGATGCTTGGTTAAATCAATTAATTAAAGTAAAAGATATAAAAGATTTAGAAAAAGCAATTAAAATTTCACCTGAAGTTATAAAAGCAGAACTTGAAAAATTATTAGCTGTAGCAAGAAGTGTTGAATATAAAAACTTAGTTGTTGCACCACTTTATCATGGTAGTTTAAAATATTATGATGATGTATACTTTAGAGTGATTCAAGACAACTTTGTAATTAGCAGAGGTGGAAAATATAGTTCTGATGGAATTAGCTCATTAGGATTTGCACTTTATACAGATAGTTTATTAAAAATTTTAGAGGATTAG